The following coding sequences lie in one Vibrio casei genomic window:
- a CDS encoding helix-turn-helix transcriptional regulator, with amino-acid sequence MKTSDKILNRIKREGKITARQLAEELSITSMGARQHLQALRDDGLLSYSDVKVKVGRPTRHWSLTKKGHRLFVDRHQDLTLDIIGAVQHAFGQQGIDIITAEREKKTFQAYQKQLAFSPTIEQKLQKLTDLREAEGYMAELESNEQGYILTENHCPICHAAKHCPNLCQSELNIFQQLFEDECIIERQEHIIEGAHRCLIRSSCFGH; translated from the coding sequence ATGAAAACATCTGACAAAATCCTTAACAGAATCAAACGTGAAGGCAAGATCACTGCTCGCCAATTGGCGGAAGAATTATCGATCACGTCGATGGGAGCGCGTCAACACCTTCAAGCCTTAAGAGATGACGGCCTTTTGTCGTATTCAGATGTAAAAGTAAAAGTGGGCCGCCCAACTCGCCACTGGTCTTTAACAAAAAAAGGTCATCGTCTTTTTGTTGACCGCCACCAAGATCTCACTTTAGATATTATCGGGGCCGTTCAGCATGCCTTTGGTCAACAAGGAATCGACATCATCACCGCAGAACGTGAGAAAAAAACGTTTCAAGCTTACCAAAAACAGCTTGCATTCAGTCCTACTATCGAACAGAAACTGCAAAAATTAACCGATTTACGTGAAGCCGAAGGTTATATGGCTGAACTTGAAAGCAATGAACAAGGCTATATTTTAACCGAAAATCACTGCCCTATTTGTCACGCCGCCAAACATTGTCCAAACTTATGTCAGTCGGAACTCAATATTTTTCAACAATTGTTTGAAGACGAATGTATTATTGAGCGACAAGAACACATCATAGAAGGTGCTCATCGCTGCCTGATCCGCTCCAGCTGTTTTGGACACTGA
- the tpiA gene encoding triose-phosphate isomerase: MRHPVVMGNWKLNGSKEMVVDLLNGLNAELEGVTGVDVAVAPPALFIDLAERTLTNAGSAIILGAQNTDLNNSGAFTGDLSPEMLKEFGATHIIIGHSERRQYHNESDEFVAKKFAFLKENGLTPVLCIGESEAQNEAGETVAVCARQIDAVINLLGVDALEGAIIAYEPIWAIGTGKAATADDAQRIHAQIRAHIAEKSEAVAKNVVIQYGGSVKPENAAAYFAQPDIDGALVGGAALDAKSFAAIAKAAAEAKKA, translated from the coding sequence ATGCGTCATCCTGTAGTTATGGGTAACTGGAAACTAAACGGCAGCAAAGAAATGGTTGTTGATTTGCTAAACGGTCTTAATGCTGAACTTGAAGGTGTAACAGGCGTAGACGTTGCTGTCGCACCACCGGCACTATTCATCGATCTAGCAGAACGTACACTAACGAATGCGGGCAGCGCAATCATCCTTGGCGCTCAAAACACTGACCTGAACAACAGTGGCGCATTCACAGGTGACTTATCGCCTGAAATGCTAAAAGAATTCGGCGCAACTCACATCATCATCGGTCACTCTGAGCGTCGCCAGTACCACAATGAATCAGATGAGTTTGTGGCTAAAAAATTCGCATTCCTAAAAGAAAATGGTCTAACCCCGGTTCTTTGTATCGGTGAATCTGAAGCTCAAAACGAAGCGGGCGAAACCGTTGCTGTATGTGCACGTCAAATCGATGCTGTGATCAACCTTCTAGGTGTTGACGCTCTTGAAGGCGCAATCATCGCTTACGAACCAATCTGGGCAATCGGTACGGGTAAAGCAGCAACCGCTGATGATGCACAACGCATCCACGCGCAAATCCGTGCTCACATCGCAGAGAAATCTGAAGCGGTAGCGAAAAACGTGGTAATCCAATACGGCGGTTCTGTTAAACCTGAAAACGCAGCCGCTTACTTCGCACAACCAGACATCGACGGTGCTCTAGTGGGCGGCGCAGCGCTTGACGCGAAAAGCTTTGCCGCTATCGCAAAAGCAGCTGCTGAAGCAAAAAAAGCGTAA
- the glpX gene encoding class II fructose-bisphosphatase codes for MKRDLALAFSRVTEGAALAGYKWLGRGDKNAADGAAVAVMRTLLNDTEISGEIVIGEGEIDEAPMLYIGEQVGLGGDAVDIAVDPIEGTRMTAMGQSNALAVLAAGEKGSFLKAPDMYMEKLVVGPAAKGCIDLAKPLEENIHNIAKALGKSLNELTVITLAKPRHDDMIAKMQSMGVRVFAVPDGDVAASILTCMPDSEVDMMYCIGGAPEGVVSAAVIRALDGDMQGRLLPRHEVKGDSDENRAHGELELQRCAEMGVKANVILKMDDMARSDNVVFAATGITKGDLLEGITRQGNIATTETLVIRGKSRTIRRIKSIHYLERKDDAVKQHIL; via the coding sequence ATGAAACGCGATTTAGCATTAGCATTTTCTCGAGTTACAGAAGGTGCTGCGCTTGCCGGATATAAATGGTTAGGCCGTGGCGATAAAAATGCCGCCGATGGCGCTGCAGTTGCCGTTATGCGTACCCTACTGAATGATACGGAAATCAGCGGTGAAATAGTCATCGGTGAAGGTGAGATCGATGAAGCACCTATGCTTTATATCGGTGAGCAAGTTGGCCTAGGCGGTGATGCGGTTGATATTGCAGTGGATCCTATCGAAGGCACGCGCATGACCGCGATGGGCCAGTCAAATGCCCTTGCCGTATTAGCCGCTGGAGAGAAAGGTAGTTTCTTAAAAGCACCCGATATGTACATGGAAAAATTAGTCGTAGGTCCTGCTGCAAAAGGTTGTATCGATCTTGCTAAACCTTTAGAAGAAAATATTCACAATATCGCAAAAGCCTTAGGCAAATCGTTAAATGAATTAACCGTGATTACTTTAGCAAAACCTCGCCATGATGACATGATTGCCAAAATGCAGAGTATGGGTGTTCGTGTTTTCGCCGTGCCAGATGGCGATGTGGCTGCTTCTATTCTAACGTGCATGCCAGACAGCGAAGTCGACATGATGTATTGCATCGGCGGCGCCCCTGAAGGCGTGGTTTCTGCCGCAGTTATCCGTGCGCTCGATGGTGATATGCAGGGGCGCTTACTGCCCCGCCATGAAGTGAAAGGGGATTCGGATGAAAACCGTGCACATGGCGAACTTGAGCTTCAACGTTGTGCCGAAATGGGCGTTAAAGCCAATGTGATTTTAAAAATGGATGACATGGCTCGTAGTGATAACGTGGTATTTGCGGCCACTGGCATTACCAAAGGTGACTTGCTGGAAGGTATTACTCGCCAAGGTAATATTGCCACCACGGAAACCTTAGTTATTCGAGGCAAAAGCCGCACTATTCGTAGAATTAAGTCGATTCACTACTTAGAACGAAAAGATGACGCGGTAAAACAGCACATATTATAG
- a CDS encoding IS3 family transposase (programmed frameshift), whose translation MTTKKTRIKHSPEFKAEALKLAERVGVAAAARQLSLHESQIYGWRKNSKKDTNTSQREQELAAEVAKLKRQLAEQAEELEIGKKGRHLLREKSKVNCYEFMLEHLMYFNIVRMAKVFGVSRSGFYYWVKHRHKASQREAVRQELDTKVKEAFDNSKGRDGSRRIQKELSESGDNHNVKTIAASMKRQDLTPKAARKFKCTTDSKHQMPVAPNLLAQNFNAAAPNEKWAGDITYVATSEGWLYLAVIIDLYSRQVIGWSMDTRMTATLVCDALSMALFRREFPEQVIVHSDRGSQYCSKDYRDLITVYNLKQSMSRKGNCWDNACVESFFHSMKVEAIQYEPIMTRDQMRQTIFEYIEVDYNRTRRHSALGYLSPVNFEQQNVA comes from the exons ATGACAACTAAGAAAACTAGAATTAAACATTCCCCTGAATTTAAAGCAGAAGCCCTAAAACTAGCAGAGAGAGTGGGAGTAGCTGCGGCTGCAAGGCAGCTTTCTTTACATGAATCTCAAATCTACGGGTGGCGGAAGAACTCGAAGAAAGACACCAATACTAGTCAGCGAGAACAAGAGCTAGCCGCAGAGGTTGCCAAGCTCAAAAGGCAGTTGGCTGAGCAAGCAGAAGAGCTAGAAATTG GTAAAAAAGGCCGCCACCTACTTCGCGAAAAATCTAAAGTAAATTGCTACGAATTTATGCTCGAACACCTGATGTACTTCAATATTGTACGTATGGCTAAGGTATTCGGGGTATCCCGAAGTGGGTTTTATTACTGGGTTAAACATCGCCATAAGGCTAGCCAACGCGAGGCAGTTCGCCAAGAGCTTGATACAAAGGTCAAAGAAGCTTTTGATAACAGCAAAGGCCGAGATGGCTCAAGGCGAATCCAAAAAGAACTGTCTGAGAGCGGTGATAACCACAATGTGAAAACCATTGCGGCCAGTATGAAGCGTCAAGATTTAACGCCGAAAGCGGCACGTAAATTTAAGTGCACGACAGACAGCAAGCATCAAATGCCAGTTGCTCCAAACTTGCTGGCTCAGAACTTTAACGCAGCGGCTCCGAATGAAAAATGGGCGGGAGACATCACCTATGTTGCGACAAGCGAAGGCTGGTTGTACTTGGCAGTAATTATTGACCTTTACTCAAGACAAGTAATCGGATGGTCTATGGATACCAGAATGACGGCTACGCTGGTCTGTGATGCTCTATCAATGGCTTTGTTCCGTCGCGAATTTCCTGAGCAGGTTATCGTTCATAGTGATCGAGGTAGTCAGTACTGCTCAAAAGATTATCGAGACCTCATAACTGTTTATAATCTAAAGCAAAGTATGAGTAGGAAAGGAAACTGCTGGGACAATGCTTGTGTTGAGAGCTTCTTCCATTCGATGAAAGTTGAAGCGATCCAATATGAGCCGATTATGACGAGAGACCAGATGCGTCAAACGATCTTCGAGTACATAGAGGTTGATTATAATCGGACAAGAAGGCACAGTGCTCTTGGGTATCTAAGCCCTGTTAACTTTGAACAGCAAAATGTCGCTTAA
- the pfkA gene encoding 6-phosphofructokinase: MVKKIGVLTSGGDAPGMNAAIRGVVRTALSEGLEVYGIHDGYLGLVENRIEKLDRSSVSDVINRGGTFLGSARFPEFKDEKVREKGIANLKEHGIDALVVVGGDGSYMGAKKLTEMGFPCIGLPGTIDNDIAGTDYTIGYMTALNTVIDAIDRLRDTSTSHQRISIVEIMGRHCGDLTLMSALAGGCEYIITPENNLDKEVLIQNIQDGIAKGKKHAIIALTELQMDAYDLAKDIEAATGRETRATVLGHIQRGGRPTAFDRVLASRMGNYAVHLLVEGHGGRCVGIQKEELVHHDIIDAIENMRRPVRKDLYKVAEELF, encoded by the coding sequence ATGGTTAAGAAAATTGGTGTTTTAACAAGTGGTGGTGATGCACCTGGTATGAACGCAGCGATCCGTGGTGTAGTACGTACCGCACTTAGCGAAGGCCTTGAAGTGTATGGCATCCATGATGGTTATCTTGGTTTGGTTGAAAATCGCATTGAAAAGCTTGACCGTTCAAGCGTATCGGATGTGATTAACCGTGGTGGTACGTTCTTAGGTTCAGCACGTTTCCCTGAATTTAAAGATGAAAAAGTGCGTGAAAAAGGCATCGCTAACCTGAAGGAACATGGCATTGATGCTCTTGTCGTTGTCGGTGGTGATGGTTCGTATATGGGCGCCAAAAAGTTAACTGAAATGGGCTTTCCATGTATTGGCCTTCCGGGCACTATCGATAACGATATCGCGGGCACCGATTACACTATCGGTTACATGACGGCATTAAATACCGTTATTGATGCGATTGACCGCTTACGTGATACTTCTACGTCTCACCAACGTATCTCTATTGTTGAAATCATGGGCCGTCATTGTGGTGACTTAACCTTAATGTCAGCACTCGCTGGTGGTTGTGAGTACATTATTACTCCAGAAAACAATCTTGATAAGGAAGTGTTAATTCAAAATATTCAAGATGGTATTGCGAAAGGTAAAAAGCATGCGATTATCGCGCTGACTGAATTGCAGATGGATGCTTACGATCTTGCTAAAGATATTGAAGCCGCCACGGGGCGTGAAACTCGTGCGACTGTATTAGGGCATATTCAACGTGGTGGTCGTCCAACTGCATTTGACCGCGTATTGGCTTCTCGTATGGGGAATTACGCCGTACATCTATTGGTAGAAGGTCATGGTGGTCGTTGTGTTGGCATTCAAAAAGAAGAGCTAGTGCATCACGATATTATCGATGCGATTGAAAACATGCGTCGTCCAGTACGTAAAGACCTCTACAAAGTAGCAGAAGAATTATTCTAA
- a CDS encoding 5-carboxymethyl-2-hydroxymuconate Delta-isomerase: MPHVVMEYSNSIEERVNVQALLEDLHQVTIQSDLFEVSDIKSRMIRIHHWLVGDLDDSADFIHITLELLEGRNEEQKNALAQLLMSALQEKAEFVESLTVNIRDMDRSCFQKVTNF, encoded by the coding sequence ATGCCACATGTTGTTATGGAATATTCAAATTCGATTGAAGAACGCGTTAATGTTCAAGCTTTGTTAGAAGATTTGCATCAAGTGACGATTCAAAGTGATTTATTTGAGGTGAGTGATATTAAGTCGAGAATGATTAGAATACATCATTGGTTAGTGGGGGATTTAGATGACAGTGCTGATTTTATTCATATTACGTTGGAATTGCTAGAGGGACGAAATGAGGAACAGAAAAACGCACTTGCCCAATTACTGATGTCTGCCTTGCAAGAAAAAGCGGAGTTTGTTGAAAGCTTAACCGTCAATATTCGAGATATGGATCGCAGCTGTTTCCAAAAAGTGACGAACTTTTAA
- the zapB gene encoding cell division protein ZapB, translating into MSFEVLEQLEVKIQTAVDTIALLQMEVEELKERNEQLIVEAGELKEGRVELEQQTQTLRQEQQAWQERIRNLLGKMDDVE; encoded by the coding sequence ATGTCTTTCGAAGTATTAGAACAGCTAGAAGTTAAAATTCAAACTGCAGTTGACACCATTGCATTACTGCAAATGGAAGTAGAAGAGCTTAAAGAAAGGAACGAGCAGCTTATTGTTGAAGCTGGTGAGTTGAAAGAAGGCCGTGTTGAGCTTGAGCAACAAACTCAAACGTTACGCCAAGAGCAACAAGCATGGCAAGAACGTATTCGTAACTTGCTGGGTAAAATGGATGACGTTGAATAA
- the hslU gene encoding HslU--HslV peptidase ATPase subunit — MSEMTPREIVHELNKHIIGQDKAKRAVAIALRNRWRRMQLDEGLRAEVTPKNILMIGPTGVGKTEIARRLAKLANAPFIKVEATKFTEIGYVGKEVESIIRDLTDVSIKLTHQQEMEKVKFRAEEQAEERILDALLPPPREGWGQDEASQDSTSNTRQVFRKKLREGTLDDKEIDVEVAAPQMGVEIMAPPGMEEMTNQLQGMFQNLAGDTKKSRKMKIKDAFKALTEEEAAKLVNQEDLKEQAIYNVENNGIVFIDEIDKICKRADQNSGGGEVSREGVQRDLLPLVEGSTVSTKHGMVRTDHILFVASGAFQVARPSDLIPELQGRLPIRVELEALSSNDFKRILTEPNASLTEQYCALMATEKVDIDFTEDGITQIAEAAWQVNETTENIGARRLHTVMERLMDEISFDATDNPGMKVSINGDYVKQRLGDFVADEDLSRFIL, encoded by the coding sequence ATGTCTGAGATGACTCCTCGTGAAATTGTTCACGAACTCAATAAACATATTATTGGTCAAGATAAAGCCAAACGTGCTGTTGCCATCGCTTTGCGTAACCGCTGGCGTCGAATGCAACTCGATGAAGGTTTGCGCGCGGAAGTTACCCCAAAAAACATCCTCATGATTGGCCCAACCGGTGTGGGTAAAACTGAAATTGCTCGCCGTTTAGCAAAACTGGCCAATGCGCCTTTTATTAAAGTGGAAGCAACAAAATTCACTGAGATTGGCTATGTTGGTAAAGAAGTTGAATCGATCATTCGTGATCTTACTGATGTTTCGATTAAGCTAACTCATCAGCAAGAAATGGAAAAAGTAAAATTTCGTGCTGAGGAGCAAGCTGAAGAACGCATCCTTGACGCCTTGTTGCCACCACCTCGTGAAGGCTGGGGACAAGATGAAGCATCCCAAGACAGCACCTCGAATACTCGCCAAGTTTTCCGTAAAAAATTGCGTGAAGGCACGTTAGACGATAAAGAGATTGATGTTGAAGTAGCCGCGCCACAAATGGGCGTTGAAATTATGGCCCCTCCAGGTATGGAAGAAATGACCAATCAATTACAGGGCATGTTCCAAAACCTAGCCGGAGATACAAAAAAAAGCCGTAAGATGAAAATCAAAGATGCTTTCAAGGCCTTAACCGAAGAAGAAGCGGCCAAGTTGGTTAACCAAGAAGATCTTAAAGAACAAGCTATCTATAATGTTGAGAATAACGGCATCGTTTTCATCGATGAAATAGATAAGATCTGTAAACGTGCCGACCAAAATAGTGGTGGTGGCGAGGTCTCTCGTGAAGGCGTTCAGCGTGATTTGCTTCCTTTAGTTGAAGGCAGCACCGTGTCAACCAAACATGGTATGGTTCGTACCGATCACATTCTCTTTGTCGCATCTGGTGCATTCCAAGTGGCTCGCCCATCTGACTTAATTCCAGAACTACAAGGCCGCCTGCCAATTCGTGTAGAACTTGAAGCCTTAAGCAGTAATGATTTCAAGCGCATTTTAACCGAACCGAATGCATCATTAACCGAGCAATACTGCGCATTAATGGCCACGGAAAAAGTAGACATCGATTTTACCGAAGATGGCATTACACAAATCGCAGAAGCGGCTTGGCAAGTTAATGAAACAACCGAGAACATTGGTGCTCGTCGTTTACATACCGTAATGGAGCGCTTGATGGATGAGATATCTTTTGATGCGACCGACAATCCTGGCATGAAAGTGTCGATTAATGGCGATTATGTCAAACAACGTTTAGGTGACTTTGTTGCCGATGAAGATTTAAGTCGCTTTATCTTATAA
- a CDS encoding MATE family efflux transporter, with protein MNSTTSPSAAHQLFSQTWPMLFGVLSLMSFQLVDSAFIGQLGVLPLAAQGFTQPIQMVIIGLQVGLGIATTAIISRALGENKTQYAQQLGGLVVIIGAVGIALFSLIIYGLKNPILEALGAPETIEPIVHSYWIYWLFSSWCGALLYFFYSLCRANGNTMLPGIMMMVTSLLNIALDPLFIFTFNMGINGAAIATIISFSIGIAVVMPTVFAKHWMSFDWHNLNVPKSVTSLASIMGPAMISQLLPPVSSMLATKLLASFGTTAVAAWAIGSRYEFFAIVAVLALTMSMPPMVGRLLGAKQFDQIEKLISIAIRFILLFQLAIAALTFFGANFLSNLMTSDKDVSIILHWHLTLLPVSLGTLGICMLMVSLSNAIGQSYYALLISALRLFVFFLPCLWLGAKLGDIEGLFMGALLGNILAGVSAWIIFKKNFARLTKKLAS; from the coding sequence GTGAATTCAACGACATCTCCCTCTGCTGCTCATCAACTCTTTAGCCAAACTTGGCCGATGCTATTTGGCGTATTGTCTTTAATGAGCTTCCAATTAGTCGACAGTGCCTTTATTGGGCAGTTAGGTGTACTACCTTTAGCAGCACAAGGTTTCACTCAACCAATACAAATGGTGATCATTGGATTACAAGTTGGACTGGGTATCGCCACAACGGCCATCATTTCAAGAGCCTTAGGGGAAAACAAAACCCAATATGCCCAGCAACTCGGGGGGCTAGTCGTCATTATTGGTGCGGTCGGTATTGCGCTTTTTTCCTTGATTATTTATGGCTTAAAAAATCCAATTTTAGAGGCATTAGGCGCGCCAGAGACCATTGAGCCTATTGTGCACAGTTATTGGATTTATTGGCTATTCAGTTCGTGGTGTGGAGCATTGCTGTATTTTTTCTATAGTTTATGCCGCGCCAACGGTAACACCATGCTTCCCGGTATCATGATGATGGTGACGAGCTTATTAAATATTGCGCTCGATCCTCTCTTCATTTTTACATTTAACATGGGAATAAATGGCGCCGCAATCGCCACTATTATTTCATTTTCGATAGGTATTGCCGTGGTAATGCCGACCGTCTTTGCTAAGCATTGGATGTCTTTTGATTGGCACAATTTAAATGTGCCCAAAAGTGTCACTTCATTGGCTTCTATCATGGGCCCCGCCATGATCAGCCAATTACTTCCTCCAGTATCTTCAATGCTCGCAACAAAATTACTGGCAAGTTTTGGAACTACGGCCGTGGCAGCCTGGGCGATAGGATCTCGTTATGAATTTTTTGCTATTGTCGCGGTACTCGCATTAACCATGTCAATGCCTCCCATGGTGGGTCGATTACTGGGTGCAAAACAATTCGATCAAATAGAAAAGCTCATCAGTATTGCGATTCGATTTATTCTTTTATTCCAACTTGCGATTGCCGCTCTCACTTTCTTTGGCGCAAATTTTCTCTCGAATTTAATGACCAGTGATAAAGACGTTTCTATCATCCTTCATTGGCACCTCACATTATTGCCCGTCAGCTTAGGGACGCTTGGGATTTGCATGCTCATGGTGTCGCTTTCCAATGCGATTGGGCAATCTTATTACGCGTTATTAATTTCAGCATTGCGCTTGTTTGTCTTCTTCTTACCTTGCTTATGGTTAGGCGCAAAATTAGGCGACATTGAAGGGTTATTTATGGGCGCATTACTTGGTAATATTTTAGCCGGCGTAAGTGCTTGGATTATTTTTAAAAAGAACTTTGCGCGTCTTACTAAAAAACTCGCCTCTTGA
- the rraA gene encoding ribonuclease E activity regulator RraA has translation MEYNTSALCDIYQDQVDVVEPMFSNFGGLNSFAGQVTTVKCFEDNGIIRSILQEDGTGRVLLIDGGGSLRRALIDAEIAAIAEDNDWEGLVVYGCVREVDELEEMQIGIQAIASIPVGANQANIGDIDVPVNFGGVTFLPEDFLYADSTGVILSQEPLDIDLELNDEDIENIDD, from the coding sequence ATGGAATATAATACCTCTGCATTGTGTGATATTTACCAAGACCAAGTTGATGTTGTTGAGCCTATGTTCAGTAATTTTGGTGGGTTAAATTCATTCGCTGGACAAGTAACCACAGTGAAGTGCTTTGAAGACAACGGCATTATTCGCTCAATTTTGCAAGAAGATGGGACTGGGCGTGTGTTATTGATTGATGGGGGTGGCTCACTGCGTCGTGCATTAATCGATGCAGAAATTGCAGCCATTGCAGAAGATAATGATTGGGAAGGCCTCGTGGTTTACGGATGCGTTCGTGAAGTCGATGAGCTAGAAGAAATGCAAATTGGCATCCAAGCGATTGCTTCTATTCCTGTTGGTGCGAACCAAGCCAATATCGGTGACATTGATGTTCCTGTTAATTTTGGCGGTGTGACTTTCTTGCCTGAAGATTTCTTATATGCAGACAGTACAGGCGTCATTTTATCTCAAGAACCTTTAGATATTGATCTTGAACTTAATGATGAAGACATCGAGAATATCGACGATTAA
- a CDS encoding 1,4-dihydroxy-2-naphthoate polyprenyltransferase gives MKSSFAIWLDAARPKTLLLAIAAIATGSSLAYADGHLSFAISFLALLTATLLQILSNLANDYGDTVQGTDNENRLGPIRGLQLGAITQSGMKKAIAANIALIILSGLALVFYALQSPTSIMAFIGLGLLSIISSIAYTMGSKPYGYVGLGDISVFLFFGLLAVLGTYFLHTGTVHFSLLLPAIGSGLFSMGVLNINNMRDVENDTASNKRTLVVRIGTDKAKCYHLTLLTFGWLTLASYLFTHIQPIWPAFLMLFPLILIIKHGKAIWNIQEAKEFIPMMPDMVKCAFIANIMFSIVLVIGNF, from the coding sequence ATGAAATCATCATTTGCTATTTGGCTCGATGCCGCCAGACCTAAAACCTTATTACTTGCTATTGCCGCTATTGCGACAGGTAGCAGCCTTGCCTATGCGGACGGCCATCTTTCCTTTGCTATTTCATTTTTGGCCCTACTCACAGCAACACTACTACAAATTTTATCCAACCTAGCTAACGACTATGGCGACACGGTTCAAGGTACCGACAATGAAAACCGACTTGGTCCCATTCGTGGTTTACAGCTGGGTGCCATCACTCAATCTGGGATGAAAAAAGCCATTGCTGCCAATATTGCACTGATCATTCTCAGCGGTTTAGCGTTGGTCTTTTATGCCCTACAAAGCCCAACCAGTATCATGGCATTTATTGGCTTAGGTTTACTTTCTATTATCAGTTCGATTGCTTACACCATGGGCAGCAAACCTTACGGATATGTGGGTCTAGGCGATATTTCGGTCTTCTTATTCTTTGGTTTATTGGCGGTACTAGGAACTTATTTCTTACATACTGGCACAGTGCATTTTTCACTATTATTACCAGCCATCGGCTCTGGGCTATTTTCAATGGGAGTATTAAACATCAATAACATGCGTGATGTGGAAAATGATACTGCCAGTAATAAACGCACCCTAGTCGTCAGAATTGGGACAGATAAAGCTAAGTGTTACCACTTAACACTACTCACATTTGGTTGGTTAACACTGGCGAGCTACCTATTTACGCATATTCAACCAATATGGCCCGCATTCTTAATGTTATTCCCACTCATATTGATCATTAAACACGGTAAAGCCATTTGGAACATTCAAGAAGCGAAAGAATTTATTCCCATGATGCCAGACATGGTTAAGTGTGCTTTTATCGCCAATATTATGTTTTCAATCGTATTAGTCATCGGCAATTTTTAA
- the hslV gene encoding ATP-dependent protease subunit HslV gives MTTIVSVRRNNKVVIAGDGQVSLGNTVMKGNAKKVRRLYHDKVLAGFAGGTADAFTLFERFERKLEMHQGHLTKAAVELAKEWRSDRALRKLEALLAVADETASLIITGNGDVVQPENDLIAIGSGGNFAQAAAIALLENTDLEARDIAEKALNIAGDICVFTNHHHTIEEL, from the coding sequence GTGACTACCATTGTATCTGTACGCCGAAATAATAAAGTCGTCATCGCCGGTGACGGACAAGTCTCACTTGGCAATACCGTCATGAAAGGCAATGCAAAGAAAGTTCGCCGTTTGTATCACGATAAAGTACTCGCAGGCTTTGCCGGTGGTACTGCTGATGCTTTCACCTTATTTGAGCGCTTTGAACGCAAGCTAGAAATGCATCAAGGTCACTTAACCAAAGCGGCCGTTGAATTGGCCAAAGAATGGCGTAGCGATCGCGCATTAAGAAAATTAGAAGCTTTACTTGCCGTCGCCGATGAAACCGCTTCCTTAATCATCACCGGCAATGGCGATGTAGTTCAACCAGAAAACGATCTAATTGCCATTGGTTCTGGTGGTAACTTTGCACAAGCAGCCGCTATCGCATTACTTGAAAACACCGATTTAGAAGCTCGTGATATTGCTGAAAAAGCCTTAAATATTGCGGGAGATATTTGCGTATTCACCAATCACCACCATACGATTGAAGAATTATAG